GGATATGCGGCGCGAATGGCTTCAACGTCCCCAAAGAACCAGGCCTCAAGTTCTTTCATAGCCACGCGGTTCAGAATCCTGAACTTCCCACCATTGGCCGGAGCAGATTTGGTAGCGAAACCTGCCTGTTGCGCGGCGGCCTCTAGCCGCGCTTTGAGTTCCCGGCAATCTTCATCATCGGCGTCCACCAGAACAACGATGTACCAGTCGTCAGGCATCCACTTCTTGTACGCGCTCAACCGGGCCGGTAACTTGCGTAGTAAGTCCTGTTTGCCTTGATAGGGGTGAATATCGTAGGTAGCAGCATTTCCCAGTATCTGTGGAACGAGGTTCAGTAGAGCAGCCTCAGCCGAAGATTCTTCAACGAGAAACTCTATGTGCATAAGGCAGCACTCCTGCTGAGTCAACGAGCCGGTGGCTTTGGGCCGCCCGCCGCAGTAAGCGGGTCGCCTACCTCAAAGTAGCCTTCCATCCACAGGTCACCCAGGGGCGCTCCGTT
This is a stretch of genomic DNA from Chloroflexota bacterium. It encodes these proteins:
- a CDS encoding DUF4276 family protein, which translates into the protein MHIEFLVEESSAEAALLNLVPQILGNAATYDIHPYQGKQDLLRKLPARLSAYKKWMPDDWYIVVLVDADDEDCRELKARLEAAAQQAGFATKSAPANGGKFRILNRVAMKELEAWFFGDVEAIRAAYP